The sequence ACTCGTGCGCGGCCTGACCTTCGGCGCGGTGAAATAGGGACAGATCCATGGGACGCATCACGCTCGACAAGGTCCGCAAGAAGTTCGGCGACGTCGAGGTCATTCCCCCCCTCGACCTCCAGATCGAGGACGGCGAATTCGTCGTCTTCGTCGGCCCCTCCGGCTGCGGGAAGTCCACGCTCCTGCGGATGATCGCGGGGCTCGAGGATCTCTCCGGCGGCCAGATCCGCATCGACGGCAAGGACGCCACCGAGGCGCCACCGGCGAAACGCGGCCTCGCCATGGTGTTCCAGTCCTACGCCCTCTATCCCCACATGAGCGTGCGCAAGAACATCGCCTTTCCCCTCCGCATGGCCGGGCTCGACAAGGCGGAACAGGACCGCCGCGTCACCGCCGCCGCCGAGGTGCTCAACCTCACCGACTACCTCGACCGCCGCCCCGGACAGCTCTCCGGCGGCCAGCGCCAGCGTGTCGCCATCGGCCGCGCCATCGTGCGCGAACCCAAGGCCTTCCTCTTCGACGAGCCGCTCTCGAACCTCGACGCCGCGCTCCGCGTCGGCATGCGTCTGGAGATCAGCGAACTCCACACGCGGCTGAAGACCACCATGATCTACGTCACCCACGACCAGGTCGAGGCGATGACCATGGCCGACAAGATCGTCGTCCTGCGCGCCGGCAACATCGAGCAGGTGGGCTCCCCCCTCGAACTCTACCGCGCGCCCTGCAACACCTTCGTCGCGGGCTTCATCGGCAGTCC comes from bacterium and encodes:
- a CDS encoding ABC transporter ATP-binding protein — encoded protein: MGRITLDKVRKKFGDVEVIPPLDLQIEDGEFVVFVGPSGCGKSTLLRMIAGLEDLSGGQIRIDGKDATEAPPAKRGLAMVFQSYALYPHMSVRKNIAFPLRMAGLDKAEQDRRVTAAAEVLNLTDYLDRRPGQLSGGQRQRVAIGRAIVREPKAFLFDEPLSNLDAALRVGMRLEISELHTRLKTTMIYVTHDQVEAMTMADKIVVLRAGNIEQVGSPLELYRAPCNTFVAGFIGSPKMNLVTGEIAARHGAETIGIRPEHISVSSDTGEWHGRVGVSEHLGSDTFFHVACEGIADPVTVRVGGEVGVRHGDEIWLTPDPDQLHRFDKQGLRIT